The proteins below come from a single Hemibagrus wyckioides isolate EC202008001 linkage group LG22, SWU_Hwy_1.0, whole genome shotgun sequence genomic window:
- the LOC131343070 gene encoding BOLA class I histocompatibility antigen, alpha chain BL3-7-like isoform X1 translates to MEDSSTVFKVLLFLTFSVHPSSADTHSLQYLYTAITPAIHFPEFSAVGLMDGGQCLYYDSNIRKMIPKTEWMQKFFTDDPDYWNRETERVKDRQHQFQDTVAAVRKSLNSSEGVHTLQGMYGCELHDSTTRGYDQYGYDGEDFISLDLNTGTWTADNDKAVIFIKQWDPTGDEAQYWKNYLKTNCIDQLKKFVSHGRETLERKDPPTASVFQKHSPSPEVVCNATGFFPKAVNITWRKDGEDVNEDVELRETLPNQDGSFQKRSILKVPAEDLQKHTYTCVIQHSSLKEELVLEVPKGGGLMPIIVGVLVALVVLVVVVAGIMVWKKKNSGERRKEADVKFSENRFTLSNS, encoded by the exons acacacactctctgcagTACCTCTATACTGCCATCACACCAGCAATACATTTCCCAGAGTTCTCTGCTGTGGGTCTGATGGATGGAGGGCAGTGTTTGTACTACGACAGTAACATCAGGAAGATGATACCAAAGACGGAGTGGATGCAGAAGTTCTTTACTGATGATCCAGATTACtggaacagagagacagagcgtgTGAAGGATCGTCAGCACCAATTCCAAGACACAGTGGCTGCAGTAAGGAAGAGCTTGAATTCAAGTGAAG GAGTTCACACACTTCAGGGGATGTACGGCTGTGAGCTCCATGATAGCACTACTAGAGGATATGATCAGTACGGTTATGATGGAGAAGATTTCATCAGTCTGGATCTGAACACTGGAACCTGGACTGCAGATAATGATAAAGCTGTGATCTTTATAAAGCAGTGGGATCCTACAGGAGATGAAGCTCAATACTGGAAGAACTACCTGAAAACTAACTGTATTGATCAGTTAAAGAAGTTTGTGTCTCATGGCAGAGAGACTTTGGAGAGGAAAG aTCCTCCTACAGCATCAGTGTTCCAGAAACACTCGCCTTctccagaggtggtgtgtaACGCTACAGGTTTCTTCCCCAAAGCAGTGAATATCACCTGGAGGAAGGACGGAGAGGACGTGAACGAGGACGTGGAGCTCAGAGAGACGTTACCCAACCAGGATGGAAGCTTTCAGAAGAGAAGCATTCTGAAAGTCCCAGCTGAGgatctgcagaaacacacctacacctgcgTGATTCAGCACAGCAGCTTGAAGGAGGAGTTAGTGCTAGAAGTACCAAAAG GTGGAGGACTGATGCCTATCATCGTTGGTGTTCTCGTGGCTCTCGTTGTTCTCGTTGTCGTTGTTgctggaattatggtctggaagaagaagaactctggtgagaggaggaaggaggcagATGTGAAGTTTTCAGAGAACAGATTTACACTTTCTAATTCTTGA
- the LOC131343070 gene encoding BOLA class I histocompatibility antigen, alpha chain BL3-7-like isoform X2, translating to MEDSSTVFKVLLFLTFSVHPSSADTHSLQYLYTAITPAIHFPEFSAVGLMDGGQCLYYDSNIRKMIPKTEWMQKFFTDDPDYWNRETERVKDRQHQFQDTVAAVRKSLNSSEGVHTLQGMYGCELHDSTTRGYDQYGYDGEDFISLDLNTGTWTADNDKAVIFIKQWDPTGDEAQYWKNYLKTNCIDQLKKFVSHGRETLERKDPPTASVFQKHSPSPEVVCNATGFFPKAVNITWRKDGEDVNEDVELRETLPNQDGSFQKRSILKVPAEDLQKHTYTCVIQHSSLKEELVLEVPKGGGLMPIIVGVLVALVVLVVVVAGIMVWKKKNSGFKRAPASEESPTTIKV from the exons acacacactctctgcagTACCTCTATACTGCCATCACACCAGCAATACATTTCCCAGAGTTCTCTGCTGTGGGTCTGATGGATGGAGGGCAGTGTTTGTACTACGACAGTAACATCAGGAAGATGATACCAAAGACGGAGTGGATGCAGAAGTTCTTTACTGATGATCCAGATTACtggaacagagagacagagcgtgTGAAGGATCGTCAGCACCAATTCCAAGACACAGTGGCTGCAGTAAGGAAGAGCTTGAATTCAAGTGAAG GAGTTCACACACTTCAGGGGATGTACGGCTGTGAGCTCCATGATAGCACTACTAGAGGATATGATCAGTACGGTTATGATGGAGAAGATTTCATCAGTCTGGATCTGAACACTGGAACCTGGACTGCAGATAATGATAAAGCTGTGATCTTTATAAAGCAGTGGGATCCTACAGGAGATGAAGCTCAATACTGGAAGAACTACCTGAAAACTAACTGTATTGATCAGTTAAAGAAGTTTGTGTCTCATGGCAGAGAGACTTTGGAGAGGAAAG aTCCTCCTACAGCATCAGTGTTCCAGAAACACTCGCCTTctccagaggtggtgtgtaACGCTACAGGTTTCTTCCCCAAAGCAGTGAATATCACCTGGAGGAAGGACGGAGAGGACGTGAACGAGGACGTGGAGCTCAGAGAGACGTTACCCAACCAGGATGGAAGCTTTCAGAAGAGAAGCATTCTGAAAGTCCCAGCTGAGgatctgcagaaacacacctacacctgcgTGATTCAGCACAGCAGCTTGAAGGAGGAGTTAGTGCTAGAAGTACCAAAAG GTGGAGGACTGATGCCTATCATCGTTGGTGTTCTCGTGGCTCTCGTTGTTCTCGTTGTCGTTGTTgctggaattatggtctggaagaagaagaactctg GCTTTAAACGTGCTCCAGCTTCTGAAGAGTCTCCAACCACTATtaaagtgtga